From one Flavobacterium sp. N502536 genomic stretch:
- the greA gene encoding transcription elongation factor GreA encodes MSKVSYYTAEGLKKLKDELEHLKSVMRPKASQDIAEARDKGDLSENAEYDAAKEAQGLLEMRIAKLEEVYSNARLIDESQLDVSKALVLSNVKIKNQSNGMEMKYTLVAESEADLKTGKISVTSPIGKGLLGKSVGEVAEITVPNGVLKFEILEITRD; translated from the coding sequence ATGAGTAAAGTATCTTATTATACAGCAGAAGGATTAAAAAAATTAAAAGATGAGTTGGAGCATTTAAAAAGTGTAATGCGTCCAAAGGCATCTCAAGATATAGCGGAAGCAAGAGATAAAGGTGATTTATCTGAAAACGCCGAATATGATGCTGCAAAAGAAGCGCAGGGTCTGTTAGAAATGAGAATTGCTAAGTTGGAAGAAGTGTATTCTAATGCGAGATTAATTGACGAATCTCAATTGGACGTTTCGAAAGCGTTGGTTCTTTCTAATGTGAAAATTAAGAATCAAAGCAACGGAATGGAAATGAAATATACGCTTGTTGCCGAAAGTGAAGCCGATTTAAAAACAGGAAAAATCTCTGTAACCTCTCCGATTGGAAAAGGTTTACTAGGAAAATCTGTTGGAGAAGTAGCTGAAATTACGGTTCCAAACGGAGTTTTGAAATTCGAAATTCTTGAAATTACCAGAGACTAA
- a CDS encoding HIT family protein encodes MSIFTKIVNGEIPAYKIAEDDNYLAFLDVNPNAKGHTLCIPKKEIDKIFEIEDELYLGLMKFSKKIAIALEKTVPCKRVGMAVVGLEVPHAHVHLIPLNEMDEMRFQNKVSLSKEEFEALAKDIQSNL; translated from the coding sequence ATGTCAATATTTACCAAAATAGTAAACGGAGAAATTCCGGCTTATAAAATTGCTGAAGACGATAATTATTTGGCTTTTTTAGATGTAAACCCAAATGCAAAAGGGCATACACTTTGTATCCCAAAAAAAGAAATCGATAAAATTTTCGAGATAGAAGACGAGTTGTATTTAGGGTTAATGAAGTTTTCTAAAAAAATTGCAATTGCTTTAGAAAAAACCGTTCCCTGTAAAAGAGTCGGAATGGCGGTTGTTGGTTTAGAGGTGCCTCACGCACACGTACATTTGATTCCGTTAAACGAAATGGATGAAATGCGTTTCCAGAATAAAGTTTCGCTTTCTAAAGAAGAGTTTGAAGCTTTGGCTAAAGACATTCAGTCAAATTTATAA
- a CDS encoding sensor histidine kinase translates to MSFSERRNTTRWIIIFISFLIISLILWNTYTFFQIFKNEERLKMNLWANAQKTLVNADENTDLDLPLEIINNNTSVPVMLTMYDKVISSVNVPEEVLQNEKSTLSYLKNLKNENEPIVIEYAPGKHQALYYGNSALINKLKYYPIALLLIIFLFGALIYNFYRSTKMATQNKLWAGMAKETAHQIGTPLSSLIGWVEILKTEEIDPSITLEIEKDIERLQTITDRFSKIGSVPVLEEKDIVAETLNTYKYLQSRFSKQVSFSYHAPQQSILAMINPTLHSWTIENLIKNAIDAMKGKGTLDLQIEEDSQHVKINVKDSGTGIYKKQFKTIFEPGFTTKKRGWGLGLSLTKRIVEEYHGGKIKVLHSEIGKGTTFQISLNKKV, encoded by the coding sequence ATGTCTTTTTCCGAGCGAAGAAATACAACACGTTGGATCATTATTTTTATTTCCTTTTTAATCATTTCTTTGATTCTCTGGAACACTTATACTTTTTTTCAAATCTTTAAAAACGAAGAACGCCTGAAAATGAATCTTTGGGCCAATGCACAAAAGACACTGGTCAATGCAGATGAAAATACAGATCTGGATTTACCGCTTGAAATCATCAACAACAATACCTCGGTTCCCGTTATGCTTACGATGTATGACAAGGTAATTAGTTCTGTCAATGTACCCGAAGAAGTTCTTCAAAATGAAAAAAGCACATTATCCTATCTCAAAAATCTAAAAAATGAAAATGAGCCTATCGTTATTGAGTATGCTCCCGGAAAACATCAGGCATTGTACTATGGAAACTCGGCATTGATCAACAAATTAAAATACTATCCGATCGCCTTATTGCTTATTATCTTTTTATTTGGAGCTTTGATTTATAACTTTTACCGAAGTACCAAAATGGCCACTCAAAACAAGCTTTGGGCAGGAATGGCTAAGGAGACAGCACATCAGATCGGAACACCTTTATCTTCCTTAATTGGCTGGGTCGAGATCTTAAAAACTGAAGAGATCGATCCGTCCATAACCCTTGAGATCGAAAAAGACATTGAGCGTTTACAAACCATTACAGACCGTTTTTCTAAAATTGGATCGGTTCCTGTGTTAGAAGAGAAAGATATTGTTGCCGAAACGCTGAACACCTACAAATACCTGCAATCCCGTTTTTCAAAACAGGTTTCGTTCTCTTATCATGCCCCTCAGCAAAGCATTTTGGCTATGATAAACCCCACGCTGCACAGCTGGACGATCGAAAATTTGATTAAAAATGCAATCGACGCCATGAAAGGAAAAGGAACGCTGGACCTTCAAATCGAAGAAGATTCGCAGCATGTAAAAATTAATGTAAAAGATTCCGGAACAGGAATTTATAAAAAACAGTTCAAAACTATTTTCGAACCCGGTTTTACCACGAAAAAACGCGGCTGGGGTCTGGGACTTTCATTGACCAAGAGAATCGTTGAGGAATATCATGGCGGAAAAATAAAAGTTTTACATTCTGAAATTGGAAAAGGAACTACATTCCAGATTTCGTTAAATAAAAAAGTGTAA
- a CDS encoding flavin reductase family protein: protein MISIDPKEIPTAKLQGYLQSAVGPRPIAFASTISAKGIPNLSPFSFFNVFSANPPILVFSPARRVRDNTVKHTLINAEETREVVINVVNYDLVQQTSLASTEYGEGVNEFIKAGLTQIPSDFVKPYRVKESPVQFECKVTQIIPLGDQGGAGNLILCEVVKIHIHEAILDENGAIDQHKIDLVSRLGSNWYSRSNQGLFEVPKPLTTLGVGVDVIPDFIKESPVFDGNDLGKLGNIEALPTTEEVSIFVKENFSVKGVLSSDDLEKVHLEAKKYLNKDDISSAWKVLLAKQ, encoded by the coding sequence ATGATTAGCATTGATCCAAAAGAAATACCAACGGCAAAATTACAAGGTTATTTACAAAGTGCTGTAGGGCCGAGGCCAATTGCATTTGCGAGTACAATTAGTGCTAAGGGAATACCTAATTTGTCGCCTTTTAGTTTCTTTAATGTGTTCAGTGCCAATCCGCCAATTTTGGTTTTTTCACCGGCCCGACGTGTACGCGATAATACCGTTAAACACACTTTGATTAATGCGGAGGAAACCCGCGAAGTCGTAATTAATGTTGTGAATTATGATCTGGTACAGCAAACATCGTTAGCGAGTACAGAATATGGTGAAGGCGTAAACGAATTTATAAAAGCCGGATTGACGCAAATTCCCTCTGATTTTGTAAAACCTTATCGCGTAAAAGAGTCTCCGGTACAGTTTGAATGCAAAGTGACTCAGATTATTCCGTTAGGAGATCAGGGTGGTGCGGGGAATTTAATTCTTTGTGAAGTGGTTAAGATTCATATTCATGAAGCAATTTTAGATGAAAACGGAGCCATTGATCAGCATAAAATCGATTTGGTTTCGAGATTGGGAAGTAATTGGTACTCCAGATCGAATCAGGGACTTTTTGAAGTGCCTAAACCATTGACAACTTTAGGAGTTGGAGTAGATGTGATTCCGGATTTTATCAAAGAAAGTCCTGTTTTTGACGGAAATGATCTTGGAAAATTAGGCAACATTGAAGCCTTGCCTACCACAGAAGAAGTTAGTATATTTGTGAAAGAAAATTTTTCGGTAAAAGGAGTTTTAAGCTCAGACGATCTCGAAAAAGTACACTTGGAAGCCAAAAAATATCTGAATAAAGACGATATTTCATCGGCCTGGAAAGTACTTTTAGCAAAACAATAA
- a CDS encoding DUF3127 domain-containing protein — protein sequence MEVTGKVKVVNPEQQVSAAFKKRELVVTTDEQYPQHILIEFTQDKCDLLSSYKQGEAVKVSINLRGREWVNPQGETRYFNSIQGWRIERLAPEGPGQTAPMPAAEAFAPATNLNEDEPDDLPF from the coding sequence ATGGAAGTTACAGGAAAAGTAAAAGTGGTGAACCCAGAGCAACAAGTTAGTGCTGCATTCAAAAAAAGAGAGTTGGTTGTTACCACAGATGAGCAGTATCCACAGCATATTTTGATCGAATTTACGCAAGATAAATGCGATTTGTTAAGTAGCTACAAACAAGGTGAGGCAGTAAAAGTTTCTATCAATTTAAGAGGAAGAGAATGGGTTAATCCACAAGGTGAAACCAGATATTTCAATAGTATTCAAGGTTGGAGAATCGAGAGACTGGCACCGGAAGGTCCTGGACAAACGGCTCCAATGCCAGCTGCAGAAGCTTTTGCACCGGCAACTAATTTGAACGAAGACGAACCGGACGATTTACCGTTCTAA
- the aat gene encoding leucyl/phenylalanyl-tRNA--protein transferase: MYYVFNDLFFPPVSEADEEGILAIGGDLDPERLKLAYKSGIFPWFNEGEPILWWSPDPRMVLFLDELIVSKSMRNILNRKQFKVTFNQSFEAVISNCQNIKRDGQNGTWISNEMIDAYCKLNEQGIAKSVEVWQDEVLVGGLYGIDLGHVFCGESMFSKVSNASKVAFIALVQYLKEANYKLLDCQVHNSHLESLGCREIDREVFISILKKE, translated from the coding sequence ATGTATTACGTATTTAACGATTTGTTTTTTCCACCCGTTTCAGAAGCCGATGAAGAAGGAATTCTGGCTATTGGCGGAGACTTAGACCCGGAAAGACTGAAACTGGCTTATAAAAGCGGAATTTTTCCGTGGTTCAATGAAGGAGAACCGATTCTTTGGTGGTCACCCGATCCCAGAATGGTTTTGTTTCTTGATGAGTTGATCGTGTCAAAAAGTATGCGTAATATTTTGAATAGAAAACAGTTTAAAGTTACCTTTAATCAAAGTTTTGAAGCTGTGATTTCGAATTGCCAGAACATCAAACGTGATGGTCAGAACGGAACCTGGATTTCAAACGAAATGATTGATGCCTACTGTAAATTAAACGAACAGGGGATCGCAAAATCTGTTGAAGTCTGGCAGGATGAAGTTTTGGTAGGAGGTTTGTATGGGATTGATTTGGGTCATGTTTTTTGCGGAGAAAGCATGTTTTCGAAAGTATCAAATGCTTCAAAAGTGGCTTTCATCGCTTTGGTGCAGTACTTAAAAGAAGCGAACTACAAACTTCTGGATTGTCAGGTTCATAATTCGCATTTAGAGAGTTTAGGTTGTCGTGAGATTGATCGCGAAGTGTTTATATCCATTTTAAAAAAGGAATAA